The following are from one region of the Dreissena polymorpha isolate Duluth1 chromosome 2, UMN_Dpol_1.0, whole genome shotgun sequence genome:
- the LOC127866825 gene encoding programmed cell death protein 4-like: MSSEVANGAIQNGEVDETEMLTGDIDPLSLLEEEGKPIRIIRKAKRITRTHSGGDATASNGVAAEKVPALKNSRKSRDGRGRGEPKKGGAGGKGTWGAPGDELLVDSSCRDANDPNYDSDTQGDYALEKIEPLVTVEEFDKIVQPIILEYFNHSITKEVEASLEEINISKMRSRVLELSISLAMDRKASHRELTSILISDLYGNVLEAKDIQTGFDNLLNGLADLVIDSPEAPKLLGMFMARAVADDCLPPKYIQSYKGAVDNTATQEALEKAELLLSQKHGIVRLDNIWGTGGGIRPVKYLVKQMVLLLKEYLSSSDVKEATRCLQELEVPHFHHELVYEATVMILEEGSERSAERMVALLRSLYEHCIITPEQMTQGFKRVYENMPDISLDVPNAYTLLERFGEMCHKNSVMTDVAFKDLPCGGRKRFVSEGDGGRIKPAVL; encoded by the exons ATGTCGTCAGAAGTGGCAAATGGCGCAATCCAAAATGGCGAAGTTGACGAGACCGAAATGCTGACGGGGGATATTGACCCACTTAGCCTTTTGGAAGAAGAAGGCAAACCAATTCGTATTATTCGAAAGGCGAAAAGAATTACAAGAACACATTCCGGTGGTGATGCCACGGCCAGCAATGGGGTCGCAGCTGAGAAAGTACCCGCACTTAAAAATAGTCGCAAGTCGAGGGACGGCAGGGGTCGAGGGGAACCCAAAAAAG GGGGTGCTGGAGGAAAGGGAACCTGGGGAGCCCCTGGAGATGAATTGTTAGTAGACAGCAGCTGTAGGGACGCCAACGACCCTAACTATGATTCGGACACTCAG GGTGACTATGCACTTGAAAAGATTGAGCCATTGGTGACAGTGGAGGAGTTTGACAAGATTGTGCAACCAATCATTCTGGAGTACTTCAACCACAGCATAACCAAGGAAGTAGAG GCAAGCTTAGAGGAAATCAACATCTCCAAGATGCGAAGTCGTGTACTAGAGTTGTCTATCAGCCTGGCCATGGACCGGAAGGCCAGTCACCGGGAGTTGACCTCCATCCTCATATCTGATCTCTATGGTAACGTGTTGGAGGCCAAGGACATTCAGACAGGCTTCGATAACTTGCTCAACGGCCTTGCCGACCTTGTGATAGACTCACCCGAAGCTCCAAAG TTACTGGGTATGTTCATGGCGCGGGCAGTGGCAGATGATTGCCTGCCCCCAAAGTACATCCAGAGCTACAAGGGGGCGGTGGACAACACTGCAACTCAGGAGGCTCTAGAGAAGGCAGAACTGCTGCTTAGTCAGAAACATGGCATTGTCAGGTTGGACAATATCTGGGGCACGGGTGGGGGCATTCGGCCTGTCAAGTACCTCGTGAAACAG ATGGTGTTACTGCTGAAGGAGTACTTGTCCTCTAGTGATGTGAAGGAAGCCACGCGTTGTCTCCAGGAGCTTGAAGTACCACATTTCCACCATGAACTAGTCTATGAG GCCACTGTGATGATACTGGAGGAAGGCAGTGAGAGATCAGCGGAGAGGATGGTGGCCCTCCTGAGGTCCCTGTATGAACACTGCATTATCACTCCGGAACAAATGACACAG GGATTTAAGCGGGTCTATGAAAACATGCCCGATATCAGCCTAGACGTCCCGAACGCGTACACTCTACTGGAGCGGTTTGGTGAGATGTGTCACAAGAACAGTGTGATGACTGATGTGGCGTTCAAAGACCTGCCTTGCGG AGGAAGGAAGCGCTTTGTGTCAGAGGGAGATGGTGGGAGAATTAAACCAGCTGTTCTGTGA